Genomic DNA from Patescibacteria group bacterium:
AAAAATAGCTTTGCCGGCGGCGTTCTGATTATGATCACCACCTTTATCGGAATAAGCTATTATTTATTTTTAAGATAGCCGGCCAACATGCCTATATTTATCATTATTCCCACCTATAACGAAAAGGATAATATTTCACAATTAATCCCCTTGCTTTTTCAGTTGATCGAAGACGCAAATATTTTAGTAGTTGATGATAATTCTCCGGACGGGACCGGCCGCCTAGTAAAAAACCTGGCCTCGCGCTATCCGCAAGTCTCTTTACTTCACCGCGAAAAAAAACAAGGTCTGGGCAGGGCTTATCTCGCGGGCTTTAAGAACATTCTTTCGAATCACCCTGAAGCCCGAAAAATCATCATGATGGACGCGGATTTTTCCCATGATCCGAAATTCTTGCCGGCTATGATTAAGGAAAGCAAAAAATACGATGTGGTTATAGGCTCAAGATATATTCCGGGCGGCGGAGTGGAAGGCTGGGAGCCTTGGAGGAGGTTCCTAAGCTGTTCCGGCAATATTTATTGCCGCCTGATTTGCCGACTGCCCATCCGCGATTTTACCGCCGGATTTTATGTCATTAACGCAAAAAAATTAGGGCAAATCGACCTTAGCAAAATCAGTTCGTCAGGCTATGCTTTCCAGATTGAATTGAAATACGAGCTTTATAAAGCCAGCGCCAGTTTTAGAGAATTTCCCATTATATTTAAAAACCGGGTGAGCGGCGAGTCAAAAATATCCTGCCATATAATTCGGGAGGGATTGTTTGCTCCCTGGAGAGCAATTTTAAGGAAATAGCATTTCGGGCTAAAAATATGAAAGTTGAATTCTGCTTGCCAATATATAATGAAGAAAAGATTTTAAAAGAAAATATTAATCGTTTACTGCGATTTTGCCATAGTAAAAAATTTGATTTTGACTGGAAAATTGTAATCTTAAATAACGGATCCAGCGATAAATCGGAGGAAATCTGCAGGGATTTAGTTTCTCCCAGGATTAAAATTGTCAATGAGCTAGCGAAAGGAAAAGGGAAGGCAATTAAAAATTACTGGAATAAAACCAGCGCGGATATCGTTTTATATATGGACATTGATTTGGCCGTCTCGCTGGACAATATTATTGATTTGGTTTTACCCGTCATTAACAAAGAAAGCGACCTGGTTATCGGTTCAAGACTGCTCCGTGAATCAAAAATCGAACGCTCGCTCATCCGTGAATGCAGTTCTCAAACATACAATCTCCTTTCGCGTTTAACATGCAAACATAAATTTTCCGATTTACAGTGCGGTTTCAAGGCGATACGGAGCGATATTTTTAAAAAAATCTATCCTTTTATGGAGGATGAAAAATGGTTTTTTGATACCGAACTGATTATCTTTGCTAACGTTTTGGGATATAGGATAAAAGAGATTCCCGTGGAGTGGTCGGAAAACCGCTACGATAATAGAAAGAGTAAGATAAACCTGGCAAGGGATACATTTAAATTCGTAATCAACCTCATCAAGTTAAAGAAGCGAATCAGACAGCTGAAAAAAAATAACTAAGTTTTCATAGAACAAATTTATGGATCTAAAG
This window encodes:
- a CDS encoding polyprenol monophosphomannose synthase; protein product: MPIFIIIPTYNEKDNISQLIPLLFQLIEDANILVVDDNSPDGTGRLVKNLASRYPQVSLLHREKKQGLGRAYLAGFKNILSNHPEARKIIMMDADFSHDPKFLPAMIKESKKYDVVIGSRYIPGGGVEGWEPWRRFLSCSGNIYCRLICRLPIRDFTAGFYVINAKKLGQIDLSKISSSGYAFQIELKYELYKASASFREFPIIFKNRVSGESKISCHIIREGLFAPWRAILRK
- a CDS encoding glycosyltransferase; translated protein: MKVEFCLPIYNEEKILKENINRLLRFCHSKKFDFDWKIVILNNGSSDKSEEICRDLVSPRIKIVNELAKGKGKAIKNYWNKTSADIVLYMDIDLAVSLDNIIDLVLPVINKESDLVIGSRLLRESKIERSLIRECSSQTYNLLSRLTCKHKFSDLQCGFKAIRSDIFKKIYPFMEDEKWFFDTELIIFANVLGYRIKEIPVEWSENRYDNRKSKINLARDTFKFVINLIKLKKRIRQLKKNN